The following proteins are encoded in a genomic region of Garra rufa chromosome 22, GarRuf1.0, whole genome shotgun sequence:
- the bmpr1ab gene encoding bone morphogenetic protein receptor, type IAb: protein MIKTTSLVIVFGILGTAVLLSSSAEGGQNPDYMLHGTGVKPGTDSKRPQGGDGSTVAPEDAARFLSCYCSGHCPEDATNNTCETNGQCFAIIEEDEHGEAILTSGCMKYEGSHFQCKDSPNSQTRRTIECCSTDLCNRDLQPTLPPPIPGKPSLWNAHLLAFLISVTVCCFTLVAITVVCYYRYKLQTGRRRYQRDLEQDEAFIPVGESLKDLISQSSTGSGSGLPLLVQRTIAKQIQMVRQIGKGRYGEVWLGRWRGEKVAVKVFFTREEASWFRETEIYQTVLMRHENILGFIAADIKGTGAFTQLFLITDYHENGSLYDYLKYTTLDTQALLRLAYSAACGLCHLHTEIYGTQGKPAIAHRDLKSKNILIKKNGTCCIADLGLAVKYNSDTNEVDVPLSTRMGTRRYMAPEVLDETLNKNQFQAYIMADIYSYGLIVWEMARRCVTGGIVEDYQLPYWDMVPSEPSYEDMREVVCVKGMRPVVSNRWNSDECLRAMLKLMSECWAHNPASRLTALRVKKTLAKMVESQDIKI, encoded by the exons GTGGGCAGAACCCAGACTACATGCTTCACGGCACTGGAGTCAAGCCTGGAACGGATTCAAAGAGACCCCAAGGAGGGGACGGGTCCACTGTGGCCCCAGAAGATGCTGCTCGCTTTCTTAGCTGCTACTGCTCAGGCCACTGTCCCGAAGATGCCACGAACAACACCTGCGA GACAAACGGCCAGTGTTTTGCTATCATTGAGGAGGATGAGCACGGCGAGGCTATCCTCACCTCTGGCTGCATGAAGTATGAGGGCTCCCACTTCCAGTGCAAG GACTCTCCTAATTCTCAGACCAGACGGACCATTGAGTGCTGTTCCACTGATTTATGTAATAGAGACCTTCAGCCCACACTTCCACCTCCTATTCCTGGAA AGCCATCGTTATGGAACGCCCACTTGCTGGCCTTCCTGATCTCTGTGACGGTGTGTTGCTTCACTTTGGTAGCCATAACTGTGGTGTGTTACTACAG GTATAAACTGCAGACAGGACGGAGACGGTACCAGAGAGATCTGGAGCAAGACGAGGCCTTCATTCCTGTAGGAGAGTCTCTCAAAGATCTTATTAGTCAGTCCAGCACTGGCTCCGGTTCTGGGCTCCCCCTGCTG GTCCAGCGTACAATTGCTAAACAAATTCAGATGGTACGTCAAATCGGGAAGGGGCGGTATGGAGAAGTGTGGCTTGGTCGCTGGAGAGGAGAAAAGGTGGCTGTGAAAGTGTTCTTTACCCGTGAAGAGGCCAGCTGGTTCAGAGAGACTGAGATTTACCAGACAGTGCTCATGAGGCACGAAAATATACTCG GCTTTATAGCTGCAGATATTAAAGGCACAGGAGCGTTCACTCAGCTTTTCCTCATCACGGACTACCACGAGAACGGTTCTCTCTATGACTATCTGAAATACACCACCCTGGACACACAAGCTCTGCTGAGGCTGGCTTATTCTGCAGCCTGCGGCCTTTGCCACCTCCACACAGAAATCTACGGCACACAGGGCAAACCTGCCATCGCTCACAGAGACCTGAAGAGCAAAAACATCCTCATAAAGAAGAATGGCACCTGCTGTATCGCTGATCTGGGCCTGGCTGTGAAATACAACAG tgATACCAATGAGGTGGACGTCCCTCTGAGCACAAGGATGGGCACACGGCGGTACATGGCACCAGAGGTCCTAGATGAGACCCTAAATAAGAACCAATTCCAAGCGTACATAATGGCTGATATTTACAGCTATGGTCTCATTGTTTGGGAGATGGCCCGTCGATGCGTGACAGGAG GTATTGTTGAGGATTATCAGTTGCCATACTGGGACATGGTACCTTCAGAACCGTCCTATGAAGACATGAGGGAAGTGGTGTGTGTTAAAGGCATGCGGCCAGTGGTGTCTAATCGCTGGAACAGTGACGAG TGCTTACGGGCCATGCTGAAGCTCATGTCTGAATGCTGGGCACACAACCCAGCCTCTCGCCTCACAGCTCTTCGAGTCAAGAAGACACTTGCCAAAATGGTTGAATCACAGGATATCAAAATATGA